In the Maniola hyperantus chromosome 13, iAphHyp1.2, whole genome shotgun sequence genome, tgtccttgttgtacaatctactattattatttttattcagaggATGCATTATTATTATCGGTATAAAGCCTAAAACCAGTTATTTTTTGTCTCCCTCTGTCTGTGCATGCCTCATACTGACGAAACGTGCGTATGGTCCGTTGCGTGTTTACGGAAATTCAATCTAATCGGCAAATCTGCGCAAATCGCAGAAACGCCGAGCTAAGTATACGGACTAAAAGCAAGTTGTTCCTTCAAATTCTCTAATGGGAAACTGAATAGAGTTACAACCTTTCGGTTAACTAAGCCTTTTTAGAAAACGCGTATTATTGCACGCTACgggatattaatttttaatattaaagtcCGGTCAATATAgatattcaaggttacaatatttcacatagggctaaaaattggtacgaatgttgggaacattaatataaatcgatggggacttttcacaGTTCATTTATGTATTCTAAATTTTTTAACGTAGGTTGGGTGTTCCCAACCTACGTTAAAAAAtttagccctatgcgaattattgtaaccttgaatgtctattttgactggactataatataatatatatcccgtagtgtgaaataagcttttatCTATtaactgtaataaaaatatacctacctagataagtatatttttttaacttccagttgaatagaaaaatattgaaaaacgaATATAACTAAGTAAGTGATCATACTGTCGTTTCagtacaactttttttttatggaAGTCGAGACTTAGGTTCAATGAATTGTTCTTGCTTAGAATAAAGATGGCGTGAAGTTAGCTGCTCGGCGACGGACGTGCGGCTGGACGGTGACGTACCCGCCGCCGAAGCCTGGCTCCACCACACGCACGATGCGTACattaatctgaaaaaaaaaccttattaGCCACacaaaaaatacctaagtacgaAGAAAatgtacgcaacaggtcgagagcacaatcggggagggaacgctccgcacaaccgcacagccaccgcgctaacccggtgcgggagagcgtgggtgacatgcgggtgtgcggggcgtccccgcgcctcataccccgattgcaaacTCAACTTGTCGCAggttataggtaagtactaagtacataatatgtacctgcttagttagtaggtaggtacctatgtatagaAAAAATATCGAAATATTGTTACAATCTGCATTTCTGCATTTCATATAACTAAAATACTAGTAACATActagtaaaatattatgtagtaagtaggtagtaaaattggcaggtagatagTTATACAATCAGACAAATTTCatctcgctccagcaatgcgtaAGACTGCAATTTTATACATACatgtacaatatacatacatatgtacctacttagtagttaGGTCAGGTACATGACATATatattgtaaatcgaatctttaaaaagagcaaccgcgtaagtacatacctaattGGAATTCCCAAAAGAACACTTCAATTCCACACAATAGTTGCGTATGTAGATGACTTGAAATTTCTATCATAGACTAGGTGTGATTCAAGgataaagtttatttgttaCACTAACAATGCACTTAATTACCTACAGGATATTGTATATAAACACTAAGTCATAGTTCAATTGACATCCGGTGATGCAATTAGTGTGTACTATGTAGTAATGTACCTAATAGGTGTtcaatgaaaaagttacaaaagaaTTTAAACTTATAAGGAACCTACTATACATACTATACAACCTACTTattaatagggtattttacccttttttgaaaagtgttctAATTTCACCGCGAAAACGATGCCCGCCATCCTGTAAAGTTCATGAGCCGTGATGACGTCACTTTGTCTAAAAGGAATTCTCTTAGTGAAAGAAGAAGTACATATTTTTTGCAATTTAATATGAGTAACTTGCCTTTTCATTCGTGTGCAGTGCCTGCATGTGGAAATACCAGTGTAAAAACACCGAATAAGTTGTGGATTCAAGTGCCAACAGATAAAAGTAGGAGAAAAACTTGCGAGAATACTATGagaatagtagataatctatggagcTACCTATATGCTTTTAAGAACCGGTCTTCCACTGCAATAAATGGAATATACTGTACGGGAACGGgagtaataatttattgatgAATCTGAATTGTATTATATCTACTATTAGAAGcgaaaacaaagtaaaaaaacttaaattaagtCAAGTAAACAATTGGTATTTTGTTAACAAGTGCTAAGGTGACATTACACAACATTAACatcgtgacgtcacagtcgggaTTCATAACGGCCGTAGACAGCTTAGTGTGTTTCGGATaattgtagaacagataaaaaaatgaaatctttaaaatgaattataaaattcgatTGCTTTTAGCTAATTTGTTGCTAATACTAACTACCTTGTTTATACTTTTTTGGTCCAGGTGCATGATAGGCGGTTAAAACTAAGTTACGATTACGctttttttatctaatttacTTGCATAGGGGTTTGCTTACAAAGTTAGCATGACACCCTGTAGTGTACTCTACAACCGGATACAAAAATGTCTTACTCTACGTCTAAGCCCTCTTAATACAAATTTGTACAGGTTACGGTTACCTACGCTTTAGCAAAGTAATATAACCTTACACTGAGTTAATAACAAAATCTATCTTTGTTGCTTTTATTGACTGTCTCATGCAAGAAAACCCCTGATAGGTTCTAGGTTTTTACGTTTTCCTCGGCTTCGCCTGTGTAATATCGGTCAAGCTGcttatatacatagtttaaaACAGATATAGTTACTACAGCTTTCATTTGTACTGGGGGACGGCAGTGATAGATATATTTTCATTTGTGAGCTTACCTCATGCTTAGAAACAGATCGCTTGAAGTACTTGTGGAAGCGCGAAGACAGTGCCCACACTGCACCGTTGTCGCGTGCCACCCACCTCACCTCTGCGCAGAACTGCAGCTTTTCAGGATCCTGCGCCAGCACTCTGAAGACAAAAAataaatcagtaactttttatcaaacgaaaCGTTGAAACGCGCGATTGGTATCGGAGCTATCGCGATGAGTAACTAAACCCATTCTAGTAAGTAAGCGCACTAGTTATAACATTATTAGATTTATTGCTCTGGACAAAAATTGTTTTCTAGTTTCAATAGGCTCTAGGCTTAGGTACCACAGCTGGTACGAGTAAGTATACTACACGCCTTGTTGACAACTAAGAGCAAACTGTCAGTTATTCAGTTTCAGTTTTTCTTCAGTTTTAAACTGATAACTTCGTTGTTCATAGtacctatagtccacgacatATTGTGATGGgtttgaggcgggggacgccccgcacacccgcacgtcacccgcgctcgctctcaccgggttagcgcgggggctgtgccagtgtccgggacgttccctccccgattgccatttcaacctgtcgtgtactatacataTACTCTGTAACTGAACGCTCTTTTGTCCTGTCTTGGCTAAGAATATATCCatcctacctataataatttaagtaggtagataactatcaataataaaaatctaattctaaaTTCTAGTAGGTACCTGTGTGAATTAGTAATGGGGTTCCAGGCAGCGATTGCGGTTTCTGTCATAGGGCTAAAGATGATCGTGTCGTCTCGAGGGTCGACTGCTATTCCGAGGCCTTGAGATGACTTGCGCCCGACTAGGTTTACGGGCAAATCGGTGCCTTCTGCTGGAGGGCCTGATGCTAGTACTGCCGTGGATACGCTGAAtactctataataataaaaaaattgagctATTTAGAAAAtggtattaattattaataataataattattataaaattatgacGGTTGATGCTCTGGCGTTCCTTTAAAAGAAGCTTATGTACACCTCGagataaaaaatctataatatattatgctgaTGATAActttactattattttataactaaaatgaaataattttagcACACATCTTTGTGAACCATTCAGGAAAGAAGAACACTCagcagtaattattattaatgtcattAGACATCAATGCTATAAAAAATCCAAAATGAAAATAATCGAAAACCAACATAGGCAGGCACGTAGCCGAGTTAAATTGACGTTAGCCTTAATATTGCacaaaatagataggtatacgTGTAAAAGGCACAAAAAATTTACAGCTTAGTAAAAAAACCGTCTAAGtgcaagttggactcgcacattttttgtgatctaaTGTGACCACAGAATGCTACCtgcttttcatgattctaggtcaacgggaagttccctataggttttgattccctcgACGGATTTGACAGACacgccagacagacagatagacagactgatAACGATCCTATATGGGTCCCTTCTCTCTCAAGAatcggaaccttaaaaagatcCTTTGAGAGGTAATCTTACCGGTCAGTGGCCAACGGCTGATAATATACAAGTCCCTGCGCAGCGGAGTGAGCAATTCCTACAACTCCGTCCATGAGGGTAAACTTGTCACCACCAATGTCGTATTCGCCTAGATCCGGGTCAGGGTACATAGACGCGTGAGTCACACGCCAGGCATTGTCCCTGCGAGCATCATATACGATTATACCTGAAAAAAATAAacactattcatcatcatcattatcatcaactaatcgccggctcactacttgtcacgggtctcctctcagaatgagggtttggtcatagtcaaccacgctggccaagtgaggattgccagacttcacacacctttgaagacactatggagaactctcaattATGCATTTGTACTcagaatgttttccttcaccgttaaagcaactgataattgcttaaaaagtacatagtgtAAAAGTATAAAAGTGCATATTATATCACACACCACtgcgaaaagttaaaggtgcttGCCAAATCCCGCCTAGGAGGCCGATGCCTTATCAACTACCTATCACCCGTGTGAAAcaatattgtccccaacacagggagaaacgatcagcgactatgaagtttggatcatggtggctttgggagctaacaggtaataaaggtgtaaaaaatcttacgtcaaagtataaagtctaatttttttatattttcttcggaataatattagaaatcacgccatgcattgccaaacactggcaatcccctgccagacaccgttaaattaagtataataatttattaaagtttcaaggcatttaaaaaaattactttatgcTTTGACGTAattattatctcccaaagttaCCATGATCCAAAATTCCAAACTTCATAGGTGCTTAACGTTCCTCCGTGTGTTGGGGACAGTACGCAGAGAAACATTcatacttttataaaataacgtaggtctggcacgcgctggctcttactCCATTAGTCAGGCACGATAGGAGAGAGtcggataaataaataaacctactcgttaagtttacaaaaaataatgttatagatgttgtacctacctagtattaaGCCCCAAGTCACCACCCACAAAGTCTAGGGCAATCTTGAGTTGGTAATCAAAAGCAATTGACTTATTTATAAAGATTGGTGCAATTTCAAGCATTTGTCTCGGTGTTGCGATCGCTAACGTAGCTTAAATAATTTCCTTTCCTTTGATCTTATTGATATTCCCTTGATATTTTTTAATGGGTGGTAGAGGTAAGGTGTATTTGATAAGACATAATTTTGTAATGtgttttagatattataatattattatactagcttatcttcgcgacttcttccgcgtatAGGTATACACACAGCTTACGTAATTTTATGCAAGTTTCAGTGaccttataaatattaaattatgtacAATAATGCAAAATACGCGTACGCATGTGCGTGAAGGTTATCCACCTTCAACTATACTAATTCTACCGCATACCTACGTCATGGACTGGTTAGTTTCATAACACGATTACCACACATTCGTTGTTCTATATCGATGTCATATTCAAGTGCGTCATGTTTTTGGTGAAAGCATTTAAGGCTTGAAGACAACACACAGACACGCGACGGCAACTGTACGGCCGTAGATACATCACGTTAAACGCGTGTAAGATTAATTGTATAAGGCCTGCAAAGtgctaatgcgcgtagccgccattttagtgacctcagcactagactgaagtttcgagctggtatatttttatttcggctgacgtcaaaatgagacatggttccagcgcaatagcaatttgcgggaattataacacaagggatttttaaaaaacgtccAGTGCAAGATCGCTGCACTCAAACGCGCTTTGCTGCGAATTGTGGACGCATTCATACAGttcattacaatttacaacttcTAAGAACCCGAAGCTGAAAAAGGGAACCCACGCCAAATGCAGTGTGACGTGCTTCATGaagtttcttattttataaaacatacGTAGGTCGTGTTTTGAATGAAATCTTGCTGTAGAGTTACCGTATACCGTCTCGCATGACGCATCGCGCGGCTGTGTGGATCCAGACTTTTATGGTCACATGCTATTTTACAAAGTGAAACACACCTATTACCGCAGAACaacttttgttttcattaaataCTTACTCAGTATgttttctacataatataaccTATGTAATATATGGTTGTC is a window encoding:
- the LOC117988016 gene encoding dopaminechrome tautomerase-like yields the protein MGTRTVLLCACLAVASASLEVVNQWNFLQFDFPPDPVLLEKFQPENTVPSGLEIGWDRLYLGIPRLRAGVPATLAWVPRSLPPGVSPVLQAYPDWSWHTAGRGDINCTGLISVYRIRADRCNRLWVLDSGVITSLDDFRRVCPPKILLFDMATDRLVRSVYFPRELLRPASLLTNLVLDETRSAPRHHASSCDNIFAYITDTVAPGIIVYDARRDNAWRVTHASMYPDPDLGEYDIGGDKFTLMDGVVGIAHSAAQGLVYYQPLATDRVFSVSTAVLASGPPAEGTDLPVNLVGRKSSQGLGIAVDPRDDTIIFSPMTETAIAAWNPITNSHRVLAQDPEKLQFCAEVRWVARDNGAVWALSSRFHKYFKRSVSKHEINVRIVRVVEPGFGGGYVTVQPHVRRRAANFTPSLF